In Marinicauda algicola, one DNA window encodes the following:
- a CDS encoding glutathione S-transferase N-terminal domain-containing protein, which produces MTGTYLLYGVPASYFTAKVRAYLRKQRLDFEERSSAHPEFGQTVYPATRRFLLPVLQWPCGDIVQDSDDIIERLEREEAGRLSCHPPGPVQNVLSHLFNLFGSEGLMRLAMHYRWSCLDQQDSFIAEGFIHGIAPESPPEEAETLARPMMNKLAGYLEPLGVSDASIPAIEQAYDELLSALQAHFTKHPCLFGAWPSLGDYGLFGALSPHLGRDPVPAQRMKSRAAKVYRWTERMAAPNLDIPEYPSYPHTAFLPDDEIPETLDAVGRVAAGEMLPEFADQMRAFNAWAEHQAREPGQPVLAKPHQRSATRVTTAYRGTAYATGVPVYRIYLIQKLQTAASRLSVPDRERLEAWFERTGLRDLLEIQSPYPVRRAGHLEVWA; this is translated from the coding sequence GTGACCGGCACCTATCTGCTCTACGGCGTTCCGGCGTCCTACTTCACCGCGAAGGTGCGCGCTTATCTCAGGAAGCAAAGACTGGATTTCGAAGAGCGCTCCAGCGCACACCCCGAGTTCGGACAAACCGTCTATCCGGCCACACGGCGCTTCCTCCTGCCCGTCCTGCAATGGCCCTGCGGAGACATTGTCCAGGACTCCGACGACATAATCGAGCGGCTGGAGAGGGAGGAGGCGGGCCGTCTGAGCTGCCATCCTCCCGGGCCGGTTCAGAACGTGCTCTCCCACCTGTTCAATCTGTTCGGCAGCGAAGGGCTGATGCGCCTCGCGATGCACTATCGCTGGTCGTGCCTCGACCAGCAGGATTCCTTCATCGCGGAAGGGTTCATTCATGGCATCGCGCCGGAGAGCCCACCGGAAGAGGCGGAGACCCTCGCCCGCCCGATGATGAACAAGCTGGCCGGCTATCTCGAGCCCCTTGGTGTCTCGGACGCCTCGATTCCGGCGATCGAGCAGGCCTATGACGAGCTTCTCAGTGCCTTGCAGGCCCATTTCACGAAACACCCCTGCCTGTTCGGGGCCTGGCCGAGTCTCGGGGATTACGGGCTCTTCGGCGCCCTCTCGCCGCATCTCGGGCGCGATCCGGTTCCCGCCCAGCGGATGAAGTCGAGGGCCGCCAAAGTCTATCGCTGGACCGAGCGCATGGCGGCGCCCAACCTGGATATTCCCGAATACCCCAGCTACCCGCACACCGCCTTCCTGCCGGATGACGAGATCCCCGAGACGCTCGATGCTGTCGGACGCGTGGCGGCCGGCGAGATGCTGCCTGAATTCGCCGATCAGATGCGCGCCTTCAACGCCTGGGCCGAACATCAGGCGCGCGAGCCGGGTCAGCCCGTCCTGGCCAAGCCGCACCAGCGCTCCGCGACCCGGGTGACAACCGCCTATCGCGGGACTGCCTATGCGACCGGCGTGCCGGTCTATCGCATCTACCTGATCCAGAAACTCCAGACAGCTGCCAGCCGATTGTCCGTACCCGACCGGGAACGGCTCGAAGCCTGGTTCGAGCGAACCGGCCTGCGCGACCTCCTGGAAATCCAGAGCCCCTATCCGGTCCGCCGTGCGGGACATCTGGAGGTCTGGGCCTGA
- a CDS encoding 2-hydroxychromene-2-carboxylate isomerase: MSLSTIATQILTSPRLRTLSRAAHAGVRRLTGRPKTLLAFLEPGEPYSEALGHALPALCERHGLEIRVHPVGAPHASAAPEPEKLRAFAERDAHALCREYGLPTGPGVSIPSGSDTRHGESLRAKLGHYASGSVWFEGEWYTLDRLHHLERRLGALPGQLLYPPPEEPGSASGGEIEMYFSLRSPYSYLALMRIEELARNWRARVHLRPVLPMVMRSLPVPRAKRLYIVRDCKREAERLGLDFGRIRDPLGAGVERGLACFHYARHGDAGLDFLRSFARGVWAEGIDASTDKGLRRIAARAGLHPHDVDRALEDESWRHAVERNRIALFEAGLWGVPSFVVGGNATFGQDRLWQVGHWLQQGEGGSQRSQPGDR; encoded by the coding sequence GTGAGCCTGTCCACGATCGCCACTCAGATACTGACCAGTCCGCGCTTGCGCACCCTCAGCCGGGCGGCACACGCCGGCGTGCGCCGCCTCACGGGGCGGCCCAAGACGCTCCTTGCCTTCCTCGAGCCGGGCGAGCCGTATTCCGAAGCCCTCGGCCATGCCCTCCCCGCGCTTTGCGAGCGTCATGGGCTCGAAATCCGGGTCCACCCGGTCGGAGCGCCGCATGCCTCCGCCGCGCCCGAGCCGGAGAAGCTGCGCGCCTTCGCAGAACGCGATGCGCATGCGCTGTGTCGCGAATACGGATTGCCGACCGGGCCCGGGGTCTCGATCCCATCCGGAAGCGACACGCGGCACGGCGAGAGCCTGCGCGCGAAACTGGGCCATTATGCCAGCGGATCCGTCTGGTTCGAGGGCGAATGGTATACGCTCGACCGCCTGCATCATCTGGAGAGGCGGCTCGGCGCCCTGCCCGGCCAGCTGCTCTATCCGCCGCCCGAGGAGCCCGGTTCCGCGTCCGGCGGCGAGATCGAGATGTATTTCTCCCTGCGCAGCCCCTACAGCTATCTCGCCCTGATGCGCATTGAGGAACTTGCCCGCAACTGGCGCGCCCGCGTGCACCTGCGCCCGGTTCTGCCCATGGTCATGCGCTCCCTGCCGGTTCCGCGCGCCAAGCGGCTCTACATCGTGCGCGACTGCAAGCGCGAAGCCGAACGCCTGGGTCTGGACTTCGGCCGGATCCGCGACCCGCTCGGGGCGGGCGTCGAGCGCGGCCTGGCATGCTTCCACTACGCTCGACACGGCGATGCCGGGCTCGACTTCCTGCGCAGCTTCGCGCGTGGCGTATGGGCCGAAGGCATCGATGCCTCGACCGACAAGGGCCTTCGCCGCATCGCTGCGCGCGCCGGGCTCCACCCCCACGACGTGGACAGGGCTCTCGAGGACGAAAGCTGGCGCCACGCGGTGGAGCGCAATCGCATCGCCCTGTTCGAGGCCGGCCTTTGGGGCGTGCCTAGCTTCGTCGTGGGCGGAAATGCGACGTTCGGCCAGGACCGGCTGTGGCAGGTCGGCCACTGGCTGCAGCAGGGCGAAGGCGGGAGCCAGCGCTCGCAACCCGGGGACCGGTAG